One Primulina eburnea isolate SZY01 chromosome 4, ASM2296580v1, whole genome shotgun sequence genomic window, ATTCAGCCAGATAGAATGCTGAAAGAATCGGTACGCCTACGAGGTTAACAGCCACCAAATCTTATCCTGTCACTTAAGCTCTGTAGCTTCAACGCTGGATTATTAATAAGTGCTGTGACTTAACAAGCTCAGCGATCTTCTTTCATTTTTCTGTAACTCGGTAGGTCAACCTTGCAAACAACTTTTCGTGCAACCATTGGCCCGTTACAACTCTTATCCTCGTCTGAAACTCCATTTCACGAGGATAACAACAGCTATAATGAACAACCACATTTTTCATCCCAGAAGTTATCTGGCCTCCGTTATTAATATCAAGTAGAGACACTTTTAGCTGATTCCATGTCTCACCATAACACTCATCATCCATGACAATCAGACACGCATTGcctaataaaaattttcttgacttCTTTCCATGTCTTGTAGTTATCACCATCTTGTTATTAGTCGCTCTTTTGCTCTTTAGACAAGAGACTAGGAGTACTTCATCCCAAGCAATGAGAGCGCTCATGTCTTGATGCAAGACAATCACGGATTCTCCTTTCTGTCTACGTGCACACTGTTTTTGAGCCAAATACTCCTGATCAGACCATATTCCTTGAGAAATAAATAGCCTATAATTGTGAACTGGAAATTCGTGTGCAATTTTCAAATTGCGAAAAATCTTGCCAACTCGTTGCATACAAATGACAGAGACAACTTCAATCTCCTTGACATCCACATTTTCCTCCCTCACCACCTATAAAAATTGTAACACTGACATTTCAAATGCGGGGAAAAACTAGAGTTCATTCGATATGGTTTTGCTAAAAGAATCACATCTAACTTCATTGATGATCATAATACTACATTCACAAAAAATTTCTAAAAATGCAATTTTCGTTACCAAAATTATTGATCGAGCTGTCAAGAAACACTGCTTTTCTAGTACCCACAACTCGTAAACAATAAAAATCTTTACTTGGAACAAGAAAATGCAGAAGctaaatatatagaaaaatgtGCATACTTTTGTTTTGGTTTCTTCAGGTAAATCTCGGACTTGCACAACGCCAAAAT contains:
- the LOC140829379 gene encoding putative disease resistance protein At1g50180 encodes the protein MKLLMEKLLRFPLPLIHGFPLKLISFATLYFFTNKRPPKIRLKIADIAVHFLLSNLRRLIIHHARLILGAKNQAEMLENDIRLFKAFLKDSAKKRLRNDAAEEFVRGIRVVVSEGEYVIGAFENLAGERRGRDFWKKLGFGGMIKLVGITKEVRSVRIKVERICSAIRRIDFGVVQVRDLPEETKTKVVREENVDVKEIEVVSVICMQRVGKIFRNLKIAHEFPVHNYRLFISQGIWSDQEYLAQKQCARRQKGESVIVLHQDMSALIAWDEVLLVSCLKSKRATNNKMVITTRHGKKSRKFLLGNACLIVMDDECYGETWNQLKVSLLDINNGGQITSGMKNVVVHYSCCYPREMEFQTRIRVVTGQWLHEKLFARLTYRVTEK